The following are from one region of the Nocardioides marmotae genome:
- a CDS encoding cytochrome ubiquinol oxidase subunit I — translation MDPLDIARWQFAITTVYHFMFVPISIGLSAMVAGYQVAWLRTGNTQWLRLTRFFGKLFLINFAIGVVTGIVQEFQFGMNWSDYSRFVGDVFGAPLAIEGLLAFFLESTFLGLWIFGWDRLPAKLHNACMWLVHLGTLFSAYFILAANSWMQNPVGYAFNPETGRAEMNDFAAVMFNKVQLVTFPHVVLAAYMTAAAFVVGIAFWHMRREQAVDATSDETSMWRKATRTGAWIVLVTGIGVAAVGDIQGKVMTEVQPMKMAAAEALYETEQPASFSVLTIGTPDGEHEKFAITIPRLLSFLATGTTDGEVKGIRELREQYKETYGQDPGAAYYSAGDYTPNIPTTYWTFRFMMGLGFLAMGVATWLLWATRKGRAPAGRLLYLAVVLLPFMPLFANSMGWIFTELGRQPWAVFGLMTTASAVSPGVSATEMLISLITLTAVYGVLAIVEVRLLLTYIRKGADPVTEDDLPKVRSDDDADKPFAFAY, via the coding sequence GTGGACCCGCTCGACATCGCACGGTGGCAGTTCGCCATCACGACCGTCTACCACTTCATGTTCGTGCCGATCAGCATCGGCTTGTCGGCCATGGTGGCCGGCTACCAGGTGGCCTGGTTGCGCACCGGCAACACCCAGTGGTTACGGCTCACCCGCTTCTTCGGCAAGCTCTTCCTGATCAACTTCGCCATCGGCGTGGTCACCGGCATCGTCCAGGAGTTCCAGTTCGGCATGAACTGGAGCGACTACAGCCGCTTCGTCGGCGACGTCTTCGGCGCACCGCTGGCCATCGAGGGCCTGCTCGCGTTCTTCCTCGAGTCCACGTTCCTCGGCCTGTGGATCTTCGGCTGGGACCGGCTCCCCGCGAAGCTGCACAACGCCTGCATGTGGCTGGTCCACCTCGGCACGCTGTTCTCCGCCTACTTCATCCTGGCGGCCAACTCCTGGATGCAGAACCCGGTCGGGTACGCGTTCAACCCCGAGACCGGACGCGCGGAGATGAACGACTTCGCCGCGGTGATGTTCAACAAGGTCCAGCTGGTGACCTTCCCGCACGTCGTGCTGGCGGCGTACATGACCGCCGCCGCGTTCGTCGTCGGCATCGCGTTCTGGCACATGCGCCGCGAGCAGGCCGTCGACGCGACCAGCGACGAGACGAGCATGTGGCGCAAGGCCACCCGGACCGGCGCCTGGATCGTGCTGGTCACCGGCATCGGGGTCGCCGCGGTCGGCGACATCCAGGGCAAGGTCATGACCGAGGTCCAGCCGATGAAGATGGCCGCGGCCGAGGCGCTCTACGAGACCGAGCAGCCGGCGTCGTTCTCGGTGCTGACCATCGGCACGCCGGACGGTGAGCACGAGAAGTTCGCCATCACGATCCCCCGCCTGCTGTCCTTCCTCGCGACCGGCACCACCGACGGGGAGGTCAAGGGCATCCGCGAGCTGCGCGAGCAGTACAAGGAGACCTACGGCCAGGACCCCGGCGCCGCCTACTACTCCGCCGGCGACTACACGCCCAACATCCCCACGACGTACTGGACCTTCCGGTTCATGATGGGCCTGGGCTTCCTCGCCATGGGCGTGGCGACCTGGCTGCTCTGGGCGACGCGCAAGGGCCGGGCCCCCGCCGGGCGGCTGCTCTACCTCGCGGTCGTGCTGCTCCCCTTCATGCCGCTGTTCGCCAACTCGATGGGCTGGATCTTCACCGAGCTCGGTCGCCAGCCCTGGGCGGTCTTCGGGCTGATGACCACCGCCTCGGCCGTCTCCCCCGGCGTCAGCGCCACCGAGATGCTGATCTCGCTGATCACGCTCACCGCCGTCTACGGCGTCCTGGCGATCGTCGAGGTCCGCCTGCTCCTCACCTACATCCGCAAGGGCGCCGACCCGGTGACGGAGGACGACCTGCCCAAGGTCCGCTCCGACGACGACGCCGACAAGCCCTTCGCCTTCGCCTACTGA
- the cydD gene encoding thiol reductant ABC exporter subunit CydD, translating into MKPTDPRLRRQLAPARGQLAGVLASGLLGAVLVVAQAWVVTGLVVAVVREEPLRGWAVAVAVVLGLRALTGWAGDAFAARAAARVGTHLRRQVVGALLRRGRAEPGDAVLLTRGVSAAEPYLTRYLPAVVLAGVLPLLTLVVIATQDLLSAVIVAATLPLVPVFGALVGLATRDKAEEQWRAMAALSGHFLDVVRGLPTLVAYRRARVQSRTIARVTDRYRRASLGTLRVAFASSAILELVATLSVALVAVTVGVRLAHGDLGLTTALFVLLLAPEAYWPLRRVGAEFHAAAEGVATFEAVDALVSGTPEADPADRPAAGDLELDGITVTHPGRTVPAVASLTATVPARGVTVVTGPSGCGKSTLLATIAGLLARDTGSVSIDGRPVGGRSWQEQIAWLPQRPVFVAGTLADNLRLGTPDASDDQLWSALRRVALAERVLALPEGLDTPLGEDGLTLSAGERARLALARVLVADRPWVLLDEPTAHLDDLTEQVIVDTVAELGRTSGVVVVAHRPALLEVADHHLAMSAPAQDVTPAPAVEAAAAAPTAVEAPADPAEEDQEQDQPVGSLWPSTLVGALASASGVALTATAGWLIVQASTHPPVLTLMIAVVGVRAFGLARPVLRYAERLGSHDVALRLLARRRVEVYDALVPLTPGRLGRRRGDLLASVVDDVDGVVDAELRVRMPVRQAALVVLLGGAVATWLAPAAGLAITAFAAVAGTAAYLLGRHGAESAERAAVEHRAALSAAAVEVTSVLPELVMWQAGDRAADRVGTLSDRLGRSTLRSGAWSGAARAVVLAATGGSLALTAQVAAEAVGAGGLSGPMAALLVLLPLALADVLLPLADAGALSSRTDAAAARLHELEHRAPAVRATVATAEPDGHDVVVDHVRGGWDGARSGLHEVSFDVPPGARVGVVGPSGSGKSTLAALLLRFLDPAAGAIRLGGARTTDVAPDDVRRLVGLVDDDPHVFASTLVENVRFARPGASDAEVEDALRRARLGHWLDSLPDGLETWLGEGHAQVSGGERARIAVARSLLAAHPVLVLDEPTAHLDHATASELVAELLTGPRERSLVWITHDGSGLDLVDSVVDLGARPGAETPQRSRR; encoded by the coding sequence GTGAAGCCGACCGACCCTCGCCTGCGCCGCCAGCTGGCCCCCGCCCGGGGCCAGCTGGCGGGCGTGCTGGCGAGCGGGCTGCTCGGCGCGGTCCTGGTCGTCGCCCAGGCGTGGGTGGTCACCGGGCTCGTCGTCGCGGTCGTGCGCGAGGAGCCGCTGCGGGGCTGGGCGGTCGCCGTGGCCGTCGTCCTCGGCCTCCGCGCCCTGACCGGCTGGGCGGGCGACGCCTTCGCCGCCCGGGCCGCGGCCCGGGTGGGCACGCACCTGCGCCGCCAGGTCGTCGGCGCCCTGCTGCGCCGCGGCCGGGCCGAGCCCGGGGACGCGGTCCTGCTGACCCGCGGCGTCTCCGCGGCCGAGCCGTACCTCACCCGCTACCTGCCGGCCGTCGTCCTCGCCGGCGTCCTGCCCCTGCTGACCCTCGTGGTCATCGCCACCCAGGACCTGTTGTCCGCGGTCATCGTCGCCGCGACCCTGCCGCTCGTACCGGTCTTCGGCGCGCTCGTCGGGCTGGCCACACGGGACAAGGCCGAGGAGCAGTGGCGCGCGATGGCGGCCCTCTCCGGCCACTTCCTCGACGTCGTCCGGGGCCTCCCCACGCTCGTGGCCTACCGGCGGGCCCGGGTGCAGTCGCGCACCATCGCCCGGGTCACCGACCGCTACCGCCGCGCCTCGCTCGGCACCCTGCGGGTGGCCTTCGCCTCCTCCGCCATCCTCGAGCTGGTCGCGACCCTGTCGGTCGCCCTGGTCGCGGTCACCGTCGGCGTCCGCCTCGCCCACGGCGACCTCGGGCTGACCACCGCGCTGTTCGTGCTGCTGCTGGCTCCCGAGGCGTACTGGCCGCTGCGCCGCGTCGGCGCGGAGTTCCACGCCGCCGCCGAGGGCGTGGCCACCTTCGAGGCCGTCGACGCGCTCGTCTCCGGCACCCCCGAGGCCGACCCCGCCGACCGCCCGGCCGCGGGCGACCTCGAGCTCGACGGCATCACCGTCACCCACCCCGGCCGCACCGTGCCGGCCGTGGCGTCCCTGACCGCCACCGTCCCCGCCCGCGGGGTCACGGTGGTCACCGGCCCGTCCGGGTGCGGCAAGTCCACGCTGCTCGCGACGATCGCCGGCCTGCTGGCCCGCGACACCGGATCGGTCAGCATCGACGGGCGTCCCGTCGGCGGCCGCTCCTGGCAGGAGCAGATCGCCTGGCTCCCCCAGCGGCCGGTCTTCGTCGCCGGCACGCTGGCCGACAACCTGCGCCTCGGCACGCCCGATGCGAGCGACGACCAGCTCTGGTCGGCCCTGCGGCGGGTCGCGCTCGCCGAGCGCGTGCTCGCGCTCCCCGAGGGCCTCGACACCCCGCTCGGCGAGGACGGCCTGACCCTCTCCGCCGGCGAGCGGGCGCGCCTCGCGCTCGCCCGGGTGCTGGTCGCCGACCGGCCCTGGGTGCTGCTCGACGAGCCCACCGCCCACCTCGACGACCTCACCGAGCAGGTCATCGTCGACACCGTCGCCGAGCTCGGCCGCACCAGCGGCGTCGTGGTCGTCGCCCACCGCCCCGCCCTGCTCGAGGTCGCCGACCACCACCTGGCGATGTCTGCCCCGGCCCAGGACGTCACGCCAGCGCCGGCGGTCGAGGCGGCCGCCGCGGCCCCGACGGCCGTCGAGGCACCCGCCGACCCGGCCGAGGAGGACCAGGAGCAGGACCAGCCGGTCGGCAGCCTGTGGCCCTCGACCCTCGTCGGTGCCCTGGCCTCGGCCTCGGGCGTCGCGCTGACCGCCACCGCCGGCTGGCTGATCGTCCAGGCCTCCACCCACCCGCCCGTGCTCACCTTGATGATCGCCGTGGTCGGCGTGCGGGCCTTCGGCCTGGCCCGCCCGGTGCTGCGGTACGCCGAGCGGCTGGGCTCCCACGACGTCGCGCTGCGCCTGCTGGCCCGCCGCCGCGTCGAGGTGTACGACGCGCTGGTCCCGCTCACCCCGGGCCGGCTCGGCCGGCGACGCGGGGACCTGCTCGCCTCCGTGGTCGACGACGTCGACGGCGTGGTCGACGCCGAGCTCCGGGTGCGGATGCCGGTGCGCCAGGCGGCCCTCGTGGTGCTGCTGGGCGGTGCGGTCGCGACCTGGCTCGCACCCGCGGCCGGCCTCGCGATCACCGCCTTCGCGGCGGTGGCCGGCACGGCGGCGTACCTCCTGGGCCGGCACGGCGCCGAGTCCGCCGAGCGGGCCGCGGTCGAGCACCGCGCAGCCCTCTCCGCCGCGGCCGTCGAGGTCACCTCGGTGCTGCCGGAGCTGGTGATGTGGCAGGCCGGGGACCGCGCCGCGGACCGGGTCGGCACGCTCAGCGACCGGCTCGGCCGCTCGACCCTGCGCTCCGGCGCCTGGTCCGGCGCGGCTCGCGCGGTCGTCCTCGCCGCCACCGGCGGGTCGCTCGCGCTGACCGCCCAGGTCGCGGCCGAGGCCGTGGGCGCCGGGGGGCTCTCCGGCCCGATGGCCGCGCTGCTGGTGCTGCTGCCGCTCGCCCTGGCCGACGTGCTCCTCCCCCTGGCCGACGCCGGCGCGCTCTCCTCGCGCACCGACGCCGCCGCTGCCCGGCTGCACGAGCTCGAGCACCGCGCCCCTGCGGTCCGGGCCACCGTGGCGACCGCCGAGCCCGACGGGCACGACGTCGTGGTCGACCACGTCCGCGGCGGCTGGGACGGCGCCCGCTCGGGCCTGCACGAGGTCTCCTTCGACGTCCCGCCCGGCGCCCGGGTCGGCGTGGTCGGGCCCTCGGGCTCGGGCAAGAGCACGCTCGCCGCGCTGCTGCTGCGCTTCCTCGACCCGGCCGCCGGCGCGATCCGCCTCGGCGGGGCGCGCACCACCGACGTCGCGCCCGACGACGTACGTCGCCTGGTCGGCCTGGTCGACGACGACCCGCACGTCTTCGCCAGCACGCTGGTGGAGAACGTCCGGTTCGCGCGGCCGGGCGCCTCCGACGCCGAGGTCGAGGACGCCCTGCGCCGAGCCCGGCTCGGCCACTGGCTCGACTCGCTGCCCGACGGCCTGGAGACCTGGCTCGGCGAGGGCCACGCCCAGGTCTCGGGCGGCGAGCGCGCCCGGATCGCCGTGGCCCGGTCGCTGCTGGCCGCGCACCCGGTGCTGGTGCTCGACGAGCCGACCGCGCACCTGGACCACGCCACGGCCTCCGAGCTGGTCGCGGAGCTGCTCACCGGGCCGCGCGAGCGCAGCCTGGTGTGGATCACCCACGACGGCAGCGGCCTGGACCTGGTCGACTCCGTCGTCGACCTCGGCGCCCGGCCCGGCGCCGAGACGCCTCAGCGAAGCCGGCGGTAG
- a CDS encoding pyridoxamine 5'-phosphate oxidase family protein, producing the protein MRSETELDAEDCRTLLERGVVGRIAFWAEDGPRIHPVNYSVLDDAVLVRTKPASALARIAQGGSGATVAFQVDGLDHADQRGWSVLARGPVDELSDAEAVAALERVRPPRAWAPGERTVVVRMCWTELTGRRLGTGWDPVRDQDYRRLR; encoded by the coding sequence ATGAGGTCGGAGACCGAGCTGGACGCCGAGGACTGCCGCACGCTCCTGGAGCGCGGGGTGGTCGGCCGGATCGCCTTCTGGGCCGAGGACGGGCCGCGCATCCACCCGGTCAACTACAGCGTGCTCGACGACGCGGTGCTGGTGCGCACCAAGCCCGCCTCCGCGCTGGCGCGGATCGCCCAGGGCGGCTCCGGCGCCACTGTCGCCTTCCAGGTCGACGGGCTCGACCATGCCGACCAGCGCGGGTGGAGCGTGCTGGCCCGCGGCCCGGTCGACGAGCTCTCCGACGCCGAGGCGGTGGCCGCGCTCGAGCGGGTCCGCCCGCCGCGCGCGTGGGCGCCCGGCGAGCGGACCGTGGTGGTGCGGATGTGCTGGACCGAGCTCACCGGGCGCCGGCTCGGGACCGGGTGGGACCCGGTCCGCGACCAGGACTACCGCCGGCTTCGCTGA
- the cydB gene encoding cytochrome d ubiquinol oxidase subunit II — protein sequence MELTTVWFALIAILWMGYFALEGFDFGVGMLLPVLGKSDRERRVLINTIGPVWDGNEVWLLVAGGATFAAFPEWYATLFSGFYLPLLLILVALIVRGVAFEYRHKHEDATWKSRWDTAIIVGSFVPAFLWGVAFANIVGGVKIDAEMEYVGGFFELLNPYALLGGAMTLLLFLTHGAVFISLKTDGPIRLAARALAVKVGLAAAVVTVVFLTWTQLETGSTASLVAFGLAAVALVAGLVALPAAREGWAFLGTFLAILLGVAGLFLALFPDVMPTTLADGISLTTTNAAATAYTLKIMTVVAAIFTPLVLMYQAWTYWVFRKRISVHHIPEPALAGQGS from the coding sequence ATGGAACTCACCACCGTCTGGTTCGCGCTCATCGCGATCCTCTGGATGGGCTACTTCGCCCTCGAGGGCTTCGACTTCGGTGTCGGCATGCTCCTGCCCGTCCTGGGCAAGAGCGACCGCGAGCGTCGCGTCCTGATCAACACCATCGGCCCGGTCTGGGACGGCAACGAGGTCTGGCTCCTCGTCGCCGGCGGCGCGACGTTCGCGGCGTTCCCCGAGTGGTACGCCACGCTCTTCAGCGGCTTCTACCTCCCGCTGCTGCTCATCCTGGTCGCGCTCATCGTCCGCGGCGTGGCCTTCGAGTACCGCCACAAGCACGAGGACGCGACCTGGAAGTCGCGCTGGGACACCGCGATCATCGTCGGCTCGTTCGTGCCCGCGTTCCTGTGGGGCGTGGCCTTCGCCAACATCGTGGGCGGGGTGAAGATCGACGCCGAGATGGAGTACGTCGGCGGGTTCTTCGAGCTGCTCAACCCCTACGCCCTGCTCGGCGGCGCGATGACGCTGCTGCTCTTCCTCACCCACGGCGCGGTCTTCATCTCGCTCAAGACCGACGGCCCGATCCGCCTCGCGGCCCGGGCGCTGGCCGTCAAGGTCGGCCTGGCCGCGGCCGTGGTCACCGTGGTCTTCCTGACCTGGACCCAGCTCGAGACCGGCAGCACCGCCTCGCTGGTCGCCTTCGGCCTCGCCGCGGTCGCCCTGGTCGCCGGCCTGGTCGCCCTGCCCGCCGCGCGGGAGGGCTGGGCGTTCCTCGGGACGTTCCTCGCGATCCTGCTCGGCGTGGCCGGGCTGTTCCTCGCGCTGTTCCCCGACGTGATGCCCACGACGCTGGCCGACGGCATCAGCCTGACGACGACGAACGCCGCCGCGACGGCGTACACGCTCAAGATCATGACCGTCGTGGCCGCGATCTTCACCCCGCTCGTCCTGATGTACCAGGCGTGGACCTACTGGGTCTTCCGCAAGCGGATCTCCGTGCACCACATCCCCGAGCCGGCCCTGGCCGGCCAGGGTTCGTGA
- a CDS encoding universal stress protein has protein sequence MDENTTRTAVPAGSIVVGVDGSDCAAQAVAWAADQAVLESRRLVLLHAADSMSTTTSMWLTSMAVDPTEVRRDIEAGGRDLLARTAAELGTSHPSVELVEVLQQVDPRLALIEASAVAHTTVVGSHGRGPVSGLLLGSVGVAVARHAKGPVVVVRPGSPNAPRHGVIVGVDGTERSLPALEAAYRHASVRRLPLTVVHCFWDVIAATTPGHIVPSAGADTEDLRRLVGESVAGMSEKFPDVPVTIELARGLAEEVLGRESAEHDLVVVGHHRTGPVTALLRGSVSTAVVEHATCPVLVVPSTD, from the coding sequence ATGGACGAGAACACCACCCGCACCGCGGTCCCCGCCGGCAGCATCGTCGTCGGCGTCGACGGCTCCGACTGCGCTGCGCAGGCCGTCGCCTGGGCCGCCGACCAGGCCGTGCTGGAGTCCCGCCGGCTCGTGCTGCTGCACGCCGCGGACTCGATGAGCACCACCACGAGCATGTGGCTGACCTCGATGGCCGTCGACCCGACGGAGGTACGCCGCGACATCGAGGCCGGGGGGCGCGACCTGCTCGCCCGGACCGCCGCGGAGCTCGGCACGAGCCACCCGTCGGTCGAGCTGGTGGAGGTCCTCCAGCAGGTCGACCCGCGCCTGGCGCTCATCGAGGCGAGCGCCGTCGCCCACACCACCGTCGTCGGCTCGCACGGCCGCGGGCCGGTCTCCGGCCTGCTGCTGGGCTCGGTCGGCGTCGCGGTCGCCCGCCACGCGAAGGGCCCGGTCGTCGTGGTCCGCCCCGGCAGCCCCAACGCCCCGCGCCACGGCGTGATCGTCGGCGTCGACGGCACCGAGCGCTCGCTGCCGGCCCTCGAGGCGGCGTACCGCCACGCCTCGGTGCGACGCCTGCCGCTCACGGTCGTCCACTGCTTCTGGGACGTCATCGCGGCGACCACCCCCGGCCACATCGTCCCGAGCGCGGGGGCCGACACCGAGGACCTGCGGCGCCTGGTCGGCGAGAGCGTCGCCGGCATGTCGGAGAAGTTCCCCGACGTCCCGGTCACCATCGAGCTGGCCCGCGGGCTGGCCGAGGAGGTCCTCGGCCGGGAGTCGGCCGAGCACGACCTCGTGGTCGTCGGCCACCACCGCACCGGGCCGGTCACCGCCCTGCTGCGCGGCTCGGTGAGCACCGCCGTGGTCGAGCACGCCACCTGCCCCGTGCTCGTCGTGCCCTCCACCGACTGA